A genomic window from Lactobacillus sp. ESL0677 includes:
- the rplE gene encoding 50S ribosomal protein L5: MASYLAQEYKEKIVPALQEKFEYDSVMQVPKIEKIVLNMGVGDAVSNAKNLDEAVEELTLISGQKPLVTKAKKSIANFRLREGMSIGAKVTLRGTRMYDFLYKLINVSLPRVRDFRGVSSRSFDGRGNYTLGIKEQLIFPEIDFDKVNRTRGLDVVIVTTANTDEEARELLGQFGMPFAK; encoded by the coding sequence ATGGCAAGTTATTTAGCTCAAGAATATAAAGAAAAGATTGTTCCTGCATTACAAGAAAAATTTGAATATGATTCTGTTATGCAAGTACCAAAAATTGAAAAAATCGTTTTGAACATGGGTGTTGGTGACGCAGTTTCCAACGCTAAGAACTTAGACGAAGCAGTTGAAGAATTAACTTTAATTTCTGGTCAAAAGCCTTTAGTTACTAAGGCAAAGAAGTCAATTGCTAACTTCCGTTTACGTGAAGGAATGTCAATTGGTGCTAAGGTTACACTTAGAGGTACTAGAATGTATGATTTCTTATACAAGTTAATCAATGTTTCACTTCCACGTGTTCGTGACTTCCGCGGTGTTTCAAGTCGTTCATTCGATGGTCGTGGTAACTACACTTTAGGTATCAAGGAACAATTGATTTTCCCAGAAATTGACTTTGATAAGGTTAACCGTACCAGAGGTTTAGATGTTGTTATCGTTACTACTGCCAATACTGACGAAGAGGCTCGTGAGCTTTTAGGTCAATTTGGTATGCCGTTTGCAAAATAA
- the rplP gene encoding 50S ribosomal protein L16, protein MPLVPKRVKHRREFRGKMRGAAKGGKTIAFGEYGLEALESHWITNQQIEAARVAMTRYMKRGGKVWIRIFPQKSYTAKGAPAGWVAVVKREKIMFEIGGVDEATAREALRLASTKLPIKCKFVTKSSEVGGNSNEG, encoded by the coding sequence ATGCCTTTAGTACCAAAACGAGTAAAACACCGTCGTGAATTCCGTGGTAAGATGCGTGGTGCTGCTAAAGGTGGTAAAACCATTGCCTTTGGTGAATATGGTTTAGAAGCCCTTGAATCTCACTGGATAACTAATCAACAAATTGAAGCTGCTCGTGTTGCGATGACTCGTTACATGAAGCGTGGTGGTAAAGTTTGGATCAGAATTTTCCCACAAAAGTCATACACTGCTAAAGGTGCACCAGCTGGTTGGGTAGCTGTAGTAAAAAGAGAAAAAATTATGTTTGAAATTGGTGGCGTTGACGAAGCAACTGCTCGTGAAGCTTTGCGTCTTGCTTCAACTAAGTTACCAATTAAATGTAAGTTTGTGACTAAAAGTTCGGAAGTAGGTGGCAATTCTAATGAAGGCTAA
- the rplN gene encoding 50S ribosomal protein L14, which produces MIQNESRLRVADNSGARELLVIRVLGGSKRKTGNIGDIVVATVKQATPGGVVKKGDVVKAVIVRTKSGARREDGSYIKFDENAGVVINADKSPRGTRIFGPVARELREHDFMKIVSLAPEVL; this is translated from the coding sequence GTGATTCAAAATGAATCCCGTTTGAGAGTTGCTGATAACTCTGGTGCCAGAGAACTTTTAGTTATTAGAGTCTTAGGTGGATCAAAACGTAAGACTGGTAACATTGGTGATATCGTGGTAGCAACTGTTAAACAAGCAACACCAGGTGGCGTTGTCAAAAAAGGTGACGTTGTTAAAGCAGTCATTGTTAGAACAAAATCAGGCGCACGCCGTGAAGATGGATCATACATTAAGTTTGATGAAAATGCCGGCGTAGTTATTAATGCAGATAAGAGTCCACGTGGTACTCGTATCTTTGGGCCTGTTGCACGTGAGTTACGTGAGCACGACTTTATGAAGATCGTCTCTCTTGCTCCTGAAGTCTTATAA
- the rpmC gene encoding 50S ribosomal protein L29, whose amino-acid sequence MKAKDIRTLTTDQMLEKEKQYKEELFNLRFQQATGQLENTARLSKVRKNIARIKTILSEEALKKD is encoded by the coding sequence ATGAAGGCTAAGGATATCAGAACACTAACCACTGATCAAATGTTAGAAAAGGAAAAGCAATACAAAGAAGAACTTTTCAACTTGCGTTTCCAACAAGCAACGGGTCAATTAGAAAATACCGCTCGCCTGAGTAAAGTCCGCAAGAATATCGCTAGAATTAAAACAATTCTTAGTGAAGAAGCATTGAAGAAAGATTAG
- the rpsQ gene encoding 30S ribosomal protein S17: MSESIERNHRHVYQGRVVSDKNDKTITVVVDTYKNHPVYKKRIRYSKKYYAQDENNEAKVGDTVRIMETRPLSRTKRFRLVEIVKKSV, encoded by the coding sequence TTGAGCGAATCAATCGAAAGAAATCATCGTCACGTATACCAAGGTCGTGTAGTTTCTGATAAGAATGACAAAACTATCACTGTTGTAGTTGATACCTACAAGAACCACCCTGTTTACAAGAAGCGTATTAGATATTCTAAGAAATACTATGCACAAGACGAAAATAATGAAGCTAAAGTTGGCGATACTGTTCGTATCATGGAAACTCGTCCATTATCTCGTACAAAGCGCTTTCGTTTAGTAGAAATTGTTAAGAAATCTGTTTAA
- the rplX gene encoding 50S ribosomal protein L24 produces MFVKTGDKVKVIAGKDKGKEGVVLSVNVKKNRVVVKGVNTIKKHEKPSQSNANGGVVESEGSIHASNVKVIAKGESKKEETNK; encoded by the coding sequence ATGTTTGTTAAAACTGGTGACAAAGTAAAAGTTATTGCCGGAAAAGATAAGGGCAAAGAAGGTGTAGTTCTTTCTGTTAACGTTAAAAAGAACCGTGTGGTTGTTAAAGGCGTTAATACGATTAAGAAGCACGAAAAGCCTTCACAAAGCAATGCAAACGGTGGCGTAGTTGAATCAGAAGGTTCAATTCATGCATCAAACGTTAAAGTTATTGCTAAGGGTGAAAGCAAAAAAGAAGAAACTAATAAGTAG
- a CDS encoding type Z 30S ribosomal protein S14 — protein sequence MAKTSQKIRNHRPAKFSSREYTRCERCGRPHSVYRKFGLCRICLKDLAHKGQIPGLKKASW from the coding sequence ATGGCTAAAACATCACAAAAAATTAGAAATCATCGTCCTGCTAAGTTTTCTTCACGTGAATATACACGTTGTGAGAGATGTGGTCGTCCACACTCAGTTTACCGTAAATTTGGCTTATGCCGTATTTGCTTGAAGGATTTAGCTCACAAAGGTCAAATCCCAGGTCTTAAAAAGGCTAGTTGGTAA